Part of the Chlamydia muridarum str. Nigg genome is shown below.
ACCACACAATAATCTCAATAGATTATTGAAGAATTTAGGAAATTAAATCGACAGCTGTTGTAGATCCTGAGACAATAAGAGAGGCAAAATTATTCAGGAATATTTGATTTAGAATGGGAAAACTAAGAGCTGATGCTCCCAGATAAAAAACTATTTGGTTCATCCTTATTAATAAGGCAACGAAGCGTCTTTATTCATGAATAGTCTTTATTGACTGCTCATTCTACTTTGGTTAAACTGAGTAGTCCTTCTGCATAATCACGCAACCAAACAGCATAAAGATGGTATTTTTCAAGAGTATTTCTTGCTAAATAGGAATATAATTACGATGAGCCCCCTAATTCATTGCCTTTTATGAAATCTGTTAACTTCTTAATGTAATATTGATCGTTCGACTCTTTCTCCAAAATAGATAATTATCAGACCTTTATTTTGATCGATAGCTGGGGTGTCTTCTCCCATTATCAAACCCTACAACGAAAATAAAAGTTAATAATAAAGATGATTTGTTATAAAATCATTGGAATTTTTTTTCTTATTTTAAGGGATTTATGTTTATTTCTTTTGATAAAACTTTATCTAGACATTCTACGGATTTGGCAGAAGCTTTTGGAAACAAGCTTCTCTATCCTGTGACCCAAGGATTTGGAACCCGTATTTCAGTAAAGCCTGTTTTAGTAATCGATGATATGACGATCCATGGCTTCTCAGTGAAACAAGAGTCTCTTTGTAAGCGAATCTGTTGTGTTATAGCGTGTATCTTATTGGCGCCCATTGTCCTTCTAATGACCCTTATCGGAGTCATAGCATATAACTGTTCAGCTACTTATAAAAGAGTACAAGATCTTTATCTTGCAACTGGTTTAGAATTTGGAAAAGAATGGGGTCCGTGGACGTGCGCGCCACAAATATAAAGATTATCAACTGATTGGCAAACATATTGGGAAGTCCTCCCCCCCCCCTTTTTTTTACTAAAGTAATTTATTGGATTATTTTAATCTTGTTAAATAGATTTTTTAAATCATTATCGTTAATAATAATGACTACTCTTTATATACTCGAGAGCTAGTTTATTCGATTTTTGGAGAAAAAATGTTCATTTCATTTAAGGGGACACGTGCTGATGCTGCAGAAATTATTGGAAGAAAGCTTCTTAGCCCTGTAACCTCTGCATTCGGATTCAATGTCTCGGTAAGGCCTGCAATAACATTCAAAGGCTGCAAGGAAGAGTTTTGTATTTTCTCAGTGAAACAAGAGTCTCTTTGTAAGCGAATCTGTTGTGTTATAGCGTGTATCTTATTGGCGCCCATTGTCCTTCTAATGACCCTTATCGGAGTCATAGCATATAACTGTTCAGCCACTTATCAATTCACATGTCAGCGTCTTTATATCTATGGTTTAGAGTTTGATAGGTCAAGCAGTTCAAAATTAGAAGAAGTTTAGTGCTAATTTGATTTTGATTAGTTGCCGAAACTTTATGCCTAAAAAAAAGTTTTTATATATCTTGATCCCCTTCTTGAGCCTTACTTTTGGCTTAACGTCTTGTCACCAGAAAGAAGAAAACCTAAGAAATATTTTGCGTGTTGCTATTTGCCACGATCCAATGTCTTTAGATCCTCGCCAAGTTTTTTTGATTAAAGATGTTTGTATAGCAAAAGCACTTTATGAAGGATTGGTTCGAGAAAATGATGGCAGTCTTCATTTGGCTCTAGCAGAAAGATACAGCTTGTCCCAGGATCGGTGTGTCTACACTTTTTTTCTAAAAAAAACTTTTTGGCATAACGGAGATCTTGTAACAGCATATGATTTTGAAGAGTCTATAAAGCAATTTTATCTCCATGAGGTTGATAATGTTGCGTTACGATTGCTTGCGTTAATTAAAAATTCTCATGCTGTTCTAAAAGGAGACATTCCTGTTGAAAATTTAGGTGTTCGCGCTTTAGATGAACATACTCTTGAAATCACTCTAGAACACCCCTCTTCTCATTTTTTAGAAACTCTCACACATCCCGTTTTTTATCCAGTGCATGCTTCTTTGAGAGAATATTATAGAAATCGAAGTAAACGCTCTCTTCCAATAATTTCTAACGGGCCTTTTATCATTCGGTGTTATGAGCCACAAAATTTTTTGTTGCTTGATAAAAATCCTTTTTATCATGACCAAAAAAATGTTTCTTTAGATGCTGTACGCTTACAAATAGTTCCCGATATTCATACAGCGGTGCAATTGTTTCAAAAAAAATATGTGGATTTAGTGGGGTTGCCTTGGAGCTCCTCCTTCCCTCTAGAAGAACAAAAAAATCTTTCTCA
Proteins encoded:
- a CDS encoding peptide ABC transporter substrate-binding protein, whose protein sequence is MPKKKFLYILIPFLSLTFGLTSCHQKEENLRNILRVAICHDPMSLDPRQVFLIKDVCIAKALYEGLVRENDGSLHLALAERYSLSQDRCVYTFFLKKTFWHNGDLVTAYDFEESIKQFYLHEVDNVALRLLALIKNSHAVLKGDIPVENLGVRALDEHTLEITLEHPSSHFLETLTHPVFYPVHASLREYYRNRSKRSLPIISNGPFIIRCYEPQNFLLLDKNPFYHDQKNVSLDAVRLQIVPDIHTAVQLFQKKYVDLVGLPWSSSFPLEEQKNLSQDFLYDYPVLNCTVLFCNVNHKPLDNPSLRAALSLAIDRETLLKLAGKGSIATSFVHPSLSKMPLDVLSQKERISLAKNYLAEALKTVPQEELKKITLIYPIESIVLRAVVQEIRQQLFDVLGFKISTLGLEYHSFLDKRSKGEFSLSTGNWVADYQQAKAFLSILGNGTKYKDYQVIDWQNQEYTDIVSRLLVEDSTDLQILAEQLLLKESPLIPLYHLDYAYAKHPKVSNLQTSSLGEIDLKRVSLVE